CTTGTCCGCGGTGTCAGTCTCAAAATGGCTGTGCAATATTGCAGGGTAAGAGCATTGAGCTGTGTTGGTGTCATACACAAGCATTCCCATCGAAGACAGTACTTGCTAACGCTATAAGTGCTGGGGGAGCGAGTTATTTATTGGAGAATAAGTCCTGTCTCTGTCA
The Shewanella sp. KX20019 DNA segment above includes these coding regions:
- a CDS encoding cysteine-rich CWC family protein is translated as MKSDPSTCPRCQSQNGCAILQGKSIELCWCHTQAFPSKTVLANAISAGGASYLLENKSCLCQACIKALKLEEKNRQYKRVD